In Roseomonas sp. OT10, the genomic stretch ACCGTCCGGCGAAGGCTTCAGGCCTGGGGCCCGGCGCCCCAGCGCTTGCCTGCTGTTCCCCCATGTCGCCGAAGCCGCCGCCCATCGCCGTGTACAGGGCCACCGTGTCGGCAAACCGCGCCGCGCGTGCCTGGATGAGGGCGATGCGCGCCCGGGCGTCCGCCTGCTGCGCGGTCAGCACCTCCAGCGTCGTAGCGGCGCCGAGCCGCTGCTGCCGCCGGGCGATCTCCAGGGACTGGCTCGCGACGCGTGCCGCCTCGCGCTGCGCCTGCAGGGTCTCGGCGTCCAGCTCCACCGCGCGCAGCGCGTCCGCCACATTCTTGAAGGCGCCCAGCACGGTGCCGCGGTACTGGGCCGCCGCGACGTCGCGCGCGGCGACGGCCGCGTCGCGCTGGCGCGCCAGCCTGCCCCCCTGGAACAGCGGCTGGGTCAGCCCGGCGGCCACGGACCAGATCAGCCCCTGCGGCGTGAAGGCGTCGACGCCTGCCGTCTGCGCCGTGCCGTAGCTGGCGGTCAGCGTCAGCCGCGGCAGCATGTTGGCCGTGGCGACGCCGATGCGGGCATTGGCCGTCTGCAAGGCGGCCTCGGCCGACAGGATGTCCGGGCGCTGCCGGACCAGCTCTGAGGGCACGCGGACCGGCAGCGTTTCCGGCAGGCGCAGCGCATCCAGGCCGGGCACCGGAGGCGGCGCCCGGTCGGTGGTCCGGCCGGTCAGCACGGCAACCTGCGTGCGCTGCTCCTCCGCAGCCTTCAGCAACGCCGGGAGGTCGGCGCGGCGCTGCGCCACCTCGGACTCCTGCAGGAGCACCTCGCTGCGCGGCACGGCGCCGAGCGCGAGACGGCTGCGCAGCAGGCGCAGGCTGTCCTCGGACGCCGCGATGATCTCGCGCGTCGCCTGGATCTCGGCCCTGAGCGCCGCCTCCTGCACGACAGCGTTGACAAGGTTTCCGGCCAGGGTGA encodes the following:
- a CDS encoding efflux transporter outer membrane subunit, producing the protein MTSRRFLLSGVALALLAGCAVGPDFERPAAPDAAGYRPAPLAASTVGTDGASGGVQRFVPGAPVAADWWRAFGSPELDALVAEALVNNADLEAARATLRQAQALVAAGRGGFFPTLGLSAQSTRQRAEPVPTGGTGSFPPYSLHTGRVEVSYAPDTFGGTRREVEGLVAEEDRQRHEVGAAALTLAGNLVNAVVQEAALRAEIQATREIIAASEDSLRLLRSRLALGAVPRSEVLLQESEVAQRRADLPALLKAAEEQRTQVAVLTGRTTDRAPPPVPGLDALRLPETLPVRVPSELVRQRPDILSAEAALQTANARIGVATANMLPRLTLTASYGTAQTAGVDAFTPQGLIWSVAAGLTQPLFQGGRLARQRDAAVAARDVAAAQYRGTVLGAFKNVADALRAVELDAETLQAQREAARVASQSLEIARRQQRLGAATTLEVLTAQQADARARIALIQARAARFADTVALYTAMGGGFGDMGEQQASAGAPGPRPEAFAGR